Proteins encoded by one window of Bacteroidota bacterium:
- the mnmE gene encoding tRNA uridine-5-carboxymethylaminomethyl(34) synthesis GTPase MnmE, producing MKNPLNNDTIAALSTSSGIGAIAIIRLSGKNSLLICEKIFRKKNGKQTDISKFKSHTIHYGEIVYKNNVIDDVMLSVFKAPNSYTGENIAEISCHGSKYIQEQILHLLVKQGARLATAGEFTFRAFMNGKFDLSQAEAVADLISSNSATSHHVAMMQMRGGFSGKIKILRDNLINFASLIELELDFSEEDVEFASKDELKKLVSSLQGVIEKLIRSFELGNVIKNGVPVCIAGRPNSGKSTLLNSLLDEERAIVSDIPGTTRDTIEDEIVIEGVRFRFIDTAGLRHSTDVIETAGIERTHQAMKKASIIIYLFDIHELSSSDLQKELEDLKQHTSGAELILTGNKIDKEDVEYTKKEFSHFKNMIFISSKEKRNLEELKARLLDIFDKKASNIPETIITNARHVEALQQTSNALTRVREGLDKKLSGELLASDIRTALHHLGLITGEVSTDDLLQNIFGKFCIGK from the coding sequence ATGAAGAATCCTCTTAACAATGATACAATCGCAGCGCTTTCAACTTCTTCCGGCATAGGGGCGATTGCCATCATTCGCTTATCTGGAAAAAATTCTTTGTTGATTTGCGAAAAGATTTTTCGAAAGAAGAATGGAAAACAAACTGACATTTCTAAGTTTAAATCACACACCATACATTACGGAGAAATTGTCTATAAGAACAATGTGATTGACGATGTAATGCTTTCTGTTTTCAAAGCTCCGAATTCTTATACAGGAGAAAACATTGCGGAGATTTCCTGTCACGGTTCTAAATATATTCAGGAACAAATACTGCATCTGCTGGTGAAGCAGGGAGCGCGTCTTGCCACTGCCGGTGAATTTACTTTCCGCGCGTTCATGAACGGAAAGTTTGATTTATCGCAGGCGGAAGCGGTAGCTGATCTGATTTCTTCCAACAGCGCAACATCCCACCACGTTGCCATGATGCAGATGCGCGGAGGATTTTCGGGCAAAATAAAAATCCTGCGGGATAATTTAATCAACTTCGCTTCGCTCATTGAACTTGAATTGGATTTTTCAGAAGAAGATGTGGAGTTCGCCAGCAAAGATGAATTAAAGAAACTTGTTTCTTCATTGCAGGGCGTTATAGAAAAGTTAATCCGGTCATTTGAACTAGGGAATGTAATTAAGAATGGTGTGCCCGTTTGCATTGCAGGCAGACCTAACTCAGGAAAATCTACATTGCTGAATTCTCTTTTAGATGAAGAGCGCGCCATTGTATCGGATATTCCAGGCACTACGCGAGACACGATTGAAGATGAAATTGTGATTGAAGGAGTTCGCTTTCGTTTTATTGACACTGCCGGACTGCGCCACTCCACCGATGTGATTGAAACTGCCGGAATTGAACGCACCCATCAGGCAATGAAGAAGGCAAGTATTATTATTTATTTGTTCGATATACATGAGCTCAGTTCCAGTGACTTACAAAAAGAACTTGAAGATCTGAAGCAGCATACTAGTGGCGCTGAATTAATCCTGACGGGAAACAAAATTGACAAAGAAGATGTTGAATACACCAAGAAAGAATTTTCGCATTTCAAAAACATGATTTTTATTTCCTCGAAAGAAAAACGTAATCTGGAAGAACTCAAGGCACGCCTCTTAGATATCTTTGACAAGAAAGCAAGCAATATTCCTGAAACAATCATCACCAATGCAAGACATGTGGAAGCATTGCAGCAAACTTCAAATGCTTTAACGAGAGTACGTGAAGGATTGGATAAAAAACTTTCAGGAGAACTTTTAGCAAGCGACATCCGCACTGCGCTGCATCATCTTGGACTTATAACAGGAGAAGTTTCTACAGATGACTTACTTCAGAATATCTTCGGGAAGTTTTGCATCGGAAAATAA